The following coding sequences lie in one Brevibacterium marinum genomic window:
- a CDS encoding amino acid ABC transporter ATP-binding protein yields MRAESQPLVSVTDVEKHFGDFHALKNINLTIREREVVVVIGPSGSGKSTLCRTINRLETITSGEITIDGKELPAEGAALAQLRSDVGMVFQAFNLFAHKTILENVTLGPIKVRGLSKAEADTQAMALLERVGVAPQADKYPAQLSGGQQQRVAIARALAMKPKVMLFDEPTSALDPEMINEVLDVMVGLAEEGMTMVVVTHEMGFARKAAHRVVFMADGEIVEVAEPEEFFNNPQTPRAQDFLSKLLTH; encoded by the coding sequence ATGAGAGCTGAATCACAACCGTTGGTGTCCGTCACAGACGTCGAAAAGCACTTCGGTGATTTTCACGCCCTGAAGAACATCAACCTCACTATCCGTGAACGCGAAGTCGTCGTCGTCATCGGCCCCTCGGGCTCCGGAAAGTCGACCCTGTGCCGGACGATCAATCGCCTGGAGACCATCACCTCCGGTGAGATCACGATCGACGGCAAGGAGCTGCCCGCCGAAGGTGCGGCGCTGGCGCAGCTGCGTTCCGACGTCGGAATGGTCTTCCAGGCATTCAACCTCTTCGCCCACAAGACGATCCTGGAGAACGTCACCCTGGGCCCGATCAAGGTCCGCGGGCTCTCGAAGGCCGAAGCAGACACACAGGCGATGGCGCTGCTCGAACGCGTGGGAGTCGCTCCCCAGGCCGACAAATACCCGGCGCAGCTGTCCGGCGGACAGCAGCAGAGAGTCGCGATCGCCCGTGCTCTGGCGATGAAGCCGAAGGTCATGCTCTTCGACGAACCCACCTCGGCGCTGGATCCCGAAATGATCAACGAGGTCCTCGACGTCATGGTCGGCCTCGCCGAAGAGGGCATGACCATGGTCGTCGTCACCCACGAAATGGGCTTCGCTCGGAAAGCCGCTCACCGAGTCGTGTTCATGGCTGACGGTGAGATCGTCGAGGTCGCGGAGCCGGAGGAGTTCTTCAACAACCCGCAGACTCCGCGTGCGCAGGATTTCCTGTCCAAACTCCTCACCCACTGA
- a CDS encoding glutamate ABC transporter substrate-binding protein — MKKLRLSVAAVAIGMLALSGCGQGGTPDAPADGDGAKAEAPEYTVNDSADVADSPTWKAAKDTGKITIGVKKDQPGLGNVTAGSEQPEGFDIEIAKMVAAQLGFSPDQIDYTETVSANREPFLQQGNVDMIVATYTINDERRKVVDFAGPYYVAGQDLLVAADSDIAGPDDLAGKKVCSVDGSTPAQNIEDKYTDAELVTYDTYSKCVTDLQSGSADAVTTDDAILRGYAAQYEGEFKVVGEPFTEEPYGVGLPKGDEELREAVNDALEKGMDDGDWTQAFEYTLGSADDVDMPEVDRY; from the coding sequence ATGAAGAAGCTCAGACTGTCGGTAGCTGCTGTCGCGATCGGAATGCTCGCCCTCAGCGGCTGCGGCCAGGGCGGAACACCCGACGCCCCGGCCGATGGTGACGGTGCGAAGGCCGAGGCGCCCGAATATACGGTCAACGACAGTGCCGATGTCGCAGACTCCCCGACCTGGAAGGCCGCCAAGGATACCGGCAAGATCACCATCGGCGTGAAGAAGGACCAGCCGGGACTCGGCAACGTCACGGCCGGATCCGAACAGCCTGAAGGCTTCGACATCGAGATCGCGAAGATGGTGGCGGCACAGTTGGGCTTCAGCCCGGACCAGATCGACTACACCGAAACCGTCTCAGCCAACCGCGAGCCCTTCCTGCAGCAGGGCAATGTCGACATGATCGTGGCCACCTACACGATCAATGACGAACGCAGGAAGGTCGTCGACTTCGCCGGACCCTACTACGTCGCCGGACAGGATCTGCTCGTGGCCGCCGATTCCGACATCGCCGGACCCGATGATCTGGCCGGCAAGAAGGTCTGCTCCGTCGATGGATCGACTCCGGCTCAGAATATCGAGGACAAGTACACGGACGCTGAGCTCGTCACCTATGACACCTATTCGAAATGCGTGACCGATCTGCAGTCCGGCTCGGCCGACGCTGTGACCACTGATGATGCGATCCTGCGTGGTTACGCCGCACAGTATGAGGGCGAGTTCAAGGTCGTCGGGGAGCCGTTCACCGAAGAGCCCTACGGGGTCGGTCTGCCCAAGGGCGATGAAGAACTGCGCGAGGCCGTCAACGACGCCCTCGAAAAGGGCATGGACGATGGGGACTGGACGCAGGCATTCGAATACACGCTCGGCTCCGCCGATGATGTCGACATGCCCGAAGTCGACCGCTACTGA
- a CDS encoding amino acid ABC transporter permease, with translation MDFLQLLELFLSGIWGTVRLFTVALVGSLLLGTLLAGMRVSPTPILRIAASTYINVVRNTPLTLVMFFCAFGLPFLDIRFGSTSSFNSFVYATIALTAYTACFVAETLKSGIATVPVGQAEAARAVGLTFSQTLGQVVLPQAFRTVIPPLGSVIIAMLKNTSIASAFNNRELISAMRNAIEVRGDLVIPLLFGTALAYLILALILGRVFDHLEKKLVILR, from the coding sequence ATGGATTTTCTGCAACTTCTCGAACTGTTCCTCTCCGGCATCTGGGGAACCGTCAGGCTTTTCACCGTCGCTCTGGTCGGCTCCCTCCTGCTGGGGACCCTCCTGGCGGGCATGCGGGTATCGCCGACCCCCATCCTGCGGATCGCGGCCTCGACTTACATCAACGTCGTCAGGAATACGCCGCTGACGCTGGTGATGTTCTTCTGCGCCTTCGGTCTGCCCTTCCTCGACATCCGCTTCGGCTCGACGAGTTCGTTCAACTCCTTCGTCTATGCCACGATCGCGCTGACGGCCTACACCGCGTGCTTCGTAGCCGAGACCCTCAAATCCGGAATTGCGACGGTTCCCGTCGGGCAGGCGGAAGCCGCCCGCGCCGTAGGTCTGACCTTCTCTCAGACATTGGGGCAGGTCGTCCTGCCGCAGGCGTTCCGCACGGTCATCCCACCCCTGGGCAGCGTCATCATCGCAATGTTGAAGAACACCTCGATCGCCTCGGCGTTCAACAATCGGGAGCTGATCTCGGCGATGCGCAACGCCATCGAGGTCCGTGGTGACCTGGTCATCCCGCTGCTGTTCGGCACGGCATTGGCCTATCTGATCCTGGCGCTGATCCTCGGTCGCGTCTTCGACCATCTCGAGAAGAAGCTGGTGATCCTGCGATGA
- a CDS encoding amino acid ABC transporter permease, which yields MSAPTQVLFDEPGPKARRNNIVFSIVSAIVLLALVAFVIWKFADAGQLEAEKWYPFTFSQIQLVLLEGMVATLKVALVASVLAMIVGVVFALLRLSNKTAISLPGTIVLEFFRGVPVLLLIFAMFLIFGNSIGPFWSVVIGLTLYNGMVLAEIIRAGILAVPTGQREAAMAIGLRPGQVMVQVLMPQALRAMMPTIIAQIVVLLKDSALGFIVTYQDLLYQVNLIGREYRNLLPTFLVGAVLFIIINLIVAGIARWLEKRLQRKTTAPSGAAGLSGTTGAMD from the coding sequence ATGAGCGCACCGACTCAGGTCCTGTTCGACGAGCCCGGGCCCAAAGCCCGGCGCAACAACATCGTCTTCTCGATCGTCTCCGCGATCGTCCTGCTCGCACTCGTTGCGTTCGTCATCTGGAAGTTCGCCGATGCCGGGCAGCTGGAGGCCGAGAAGTGGTATCCATTCACGTTCTCTCAGATCCAGCTCGTCCTGCTCGAAGGCATGGTCGCGACTCTCAAGGTCGCTCTCGTCGCCTCGGTGCTGGCGATGATCGTCGGCGTCGTGTTCGCCCTGCTGCGACTGTCGAACAAGACGGCGATCTCCCTGCCGGGGACCATCGTCCTCGAGTTCTTCCGCGGGGTCCCGGTCCTGTTGCTGATCTTCGCGATGTTCCTCATCTTCGGCAACAGCATCGGTCCGTTCTGGTCCGTCGTCATCGGACTCACCCTCTACAACGGAATGGTGCTCGCGGAGATCATCCGCGCCGGCATCCTCGCCGTACCTACGGGACAGAGAGAAGCGGCGATGGCGATCGGCCTGCGACCCGGTCAGGTGATGGTCCAGGTGCTGATGCCGCAGGCACTGCGCGCCATGATGCCCACGATCATCGCCCAGATCGTCGTTCTGCTCAAGGACTCGGCGTTGGGCTTCATCGTCACGTACCAGGATCTGCTCTACCAGGTGAACCTCATCGGCCGCGAATACCGGAATCTGCTGCCGACCTTCCTCGTCGGTGCGGTGCTGTTCATCATCATCAACCTCATCGTGGCCGGTATCGCCCGCTGGTTGGAGAAGAGGTTGCAGCGCAAGACGACGGCGCCATCGGGCGCGGCGGGTCTGTCGGGGACGACGGGCGCAATGGACTGA
- a CDS encoding GNAT family N-acetyltransferase, giving the protein MQPELSSTPVTVVQNPDRERYEIFTAEDPAEFAGFLAYRVIDDRTVELQHTIISEGFSRRGFARTLVTTVLDRIRESGGRIVPTCSYVQDYLERFPQYDDLVAQP; this is encoded by the coding sequence ATGCAGCCCGAACTCAGTTCCACCCCTGTGACCGTGGTCCAGAACCCCGATCGCGAACGCTATGAGATCTTCACCGCCGAGGACCCGGCCGAATTCGCCGGATTCCTCGCCTATCGGGTCATCGACGATCGAACCGTCGAACTCCAGCACACGATCATCTCCGAGGGCTTCTCCCGCCGCGGCTTCGCCCGCACACTGGTCACCACCGTCCTGGACCGGATCCGGGAATCAGGCGGTCGCATCGTTCCGACGTGCAGCTATGTCCAGGACTACCTGGAGCGGTTCCCGCAGTACGACGACCTCGTGGCACAGCCTTGA
- the gluQRS gene encoding tRNA glutamyl-Q(34) synthetase GluQRS yields MSAGTTSASGPHTGAGRFAPSPSGDLHIGNIRSGLLAYVRARQTGRRFLWRIEDLDRVRPGSAESQLEVFSELGITPDEPPLVQSERLDVYTQALDRLQDRGLVYECYCSRKDIRQAPSAPHSPPGAYPGTCRNLTESHRERQRRRLTEQGRGPALRLRTDNTEITVEDRALGPITAPIDDLVLKRGDGVFAYNLTVVVDDAASGVDEVVRGDDLATSAPRQAHLANLLGLPPTTWMHVPLVVNTAGRRLAKRDGAVTYQQLRVLGWTRHDVYAWMQTSLGFADDPTAWSTIDDMVVGVDPARLPRQETVFVPPTNAAV; encoded by the coding sequence TTGAGCGCTGGCACCACCAGTGCGAGCGGACCACACACAGGTGCCGGCCGATTCGCACCGAGTCCCAGCGGGGATCTGCACATCGGCAATATCCGCTCGGGCCTGTTGGCCTATGTTCGCGCGCGGCAGACCGGTCGACGATTCCTGTGGCGGATCGAGGACCTCGACAGGGTCCGTCCCGGTTCGGCGGAGTCGCAGCTCGAGGTCTTCTCCGAACTCGGCATCACCCCGGACGAGCCTCCGCTCGTCCAATCCGAACGCCTCGATGTCTACACCCAGGCACTGGACCGGCTACAGGATCGGGGCCTCGTCTACGAGTGCTACTGTTCGCGCAAGGACATCCGACAGGCTCCTTCGGCACCGCACTCTCCGCCGGGAGCCTATCCCGGAACCTGTCGCAACCTGACAGAGAGTCATCGCGAGCGGCAGCGTCGGCGCCTCACTGAGCAGGGCCGGGGCCCGGCCCTGCGTCTGAGAACGGACAACACAGAGATCACGGTCGAGGACAGGGCTCTGGGCCCGATCACCGCCCCGATCGACGATCTGGTCCTCAAACGCGGCGACGGAGTCTTCGCCTACAATCTCACGGTCGTCGTCGATGACGCCGCCAGCGGCGTCGACGAAGTCGTGCGCGGGGACGACCTGGCCACCTCGGCGCCTCGTCAAGCTCATCTGGCGAATCTGCTGGGACTGCCGCCGACGACGTGGATGCACGTGCCGCTGGTCGTGAACACGGCCGGCAGGCGCTTGGCCAAACGCGATGGCGCGGTCACCTACCAGCAGCTGCGCGTCCTGGGCTGGACGCGACACGATGTCTACGCCTGGATGCAGACCTCGCTGGGGTTCGCCGACGACCCGACGGCATGGTCGACGATCGACGATATGGTCGTCGGCGTGGATCCGGCCCGTCTGCCGCGGCAGGAGACCGTTTTCGTCCCGCCGACGAACGCCGCTGTCTGA
- a CDS encoding glycosyltransferase, with protein sequence MLSAHSQTPARRILIPTETYAPEINGAAKFAERLAAGLAARGNDVHVACPSATGKASVSVEGGVTVHRLTSHRWPLHPTWTICMPWETKPELAHLLDTVQPEVVHTQAHFVIGRYAFSESHKRGIPVVATNHFMPENVLPYLRAPKPLLDGGTAAAWWDLRRKFQSAEFITVPTQLAADLLTQNGFTSPIRAVSCGIDLERFSHIRHDEPVPEDTELTPPRVLFVGRLSTEKHAADIVEAVAKTDPELGLEADIVGGGDQEEPLKELAAELGISDRIHVLGKISDRELMDAYERCTFFCMPSTAELQSIVTLEALASRKPVVLADAVALPHLVRDGVNGYLFPPRDIDELAARFTQLCEMPAAEMDAMARASLDVVAKHDIEHTLDTFEAIYARIIAERLDTAA encoded by the coding sequence ATCCTGTCCGCGCACAGCCAGACCCCAGCCCGCCGCATTCTCATCCCGACGGAGACCTACGCACCCGAGATCAATGGTGCCGCGAAGTTCGCAGAACGGTTGGCGGCCGGGCTCGCGGCCCGCGGCAATGACGTCCACGTCGCCTGCCCCTCGGCCACCGGGAAAGCATCGGTCAGCGTCGAGGGCGGGGTGACGGTTCACCGTCTCACCTCTCACCGGTGGCCGCTGCACCCGACGTGGACCATCTGCATGCCGTGGGAGACGAAACCGGAGCTCGCCCACCTCCTCGACACCGTGCAGCCCGAGGTCGTGCACACCCAAGCCCACTTCGTCATCGGTCGTTACGCGTTTTCCGAGTCGCACAAACGGGGCATCCCCGTCGTCGCCACGAACCACTTCATGCCCGAGAACGTCCTCCCCTACCTGCGGGCGCCCAAACCCCTGCTCGACGGCGGAACGGCTGCGGCCTGGTGGGACCTGCGCAGGAAGTTCCAATCGGCGGAGTTCATCACCGTGCCGACACAGCTGGCGGCCGATCTGCTCACACAGAACGGGTTCACCTCACCGATCAGGGCGGTCTCCTGCGGCATCGACCTTGAGCGGTTCTCACACATCCGACACGACGAACCCGTCCCCGAGGATACGGAGCTGACACCGCCACGAGTGCTCTTCGTCGGCAGGCTGTCGACCGAGAAGCATGCTGCTGACATCGTCGAGGCGGTGGCGAAGACCGATCCCGAGCTCGGTCTGGAAGCCGATATCGTCGGCGGCGGCGACCAGGAGGAACCGCTCAAGGAGCTCGCCGCCGAACTCGGCATCTCCGATCGCATCCACGTCTTGGGCAAGATCAGCGACAGGGAACTCATGGACGCCTACGAGCGCTGCACATTCTTCTGCATGCCCTCCACTGCGGAGCTGCAGTCGATTGTGACCTTGGAGGCTCTCGCTTCCCGTAAACCTGTCGTCCTCGCAGACGCTGTCGCACTCCCCCACCTCGTCAGGGACGGGGTCAACGGCTATCTGTTCCCGCCCCGCGACATCGACGAGCTGGCGGCGCGCTTCACGCAGCTGTGTGAGATGCCTGCGGCCGAGATGGATGCCATGGCTAGGGCCTCACTGGACGTGGTCGCCAAACACGACATCGAACATACTCTCGACACCTTCGAAGCGATCTATGCACGGATCATCGCGGAACGCCTCGACACAGCCGCCTGA
- a CDS encoding DMT family transporter, giving the protein MTIVAIALAVLAAVALAYGALYQHEAIAGQDDSHNGLNWAHFKELLNNRRWLVGLVITGIGTVGNIIALALAPVMVVQPIGAFSLIVSVLLGIRHRGLKVNRRLVQAVVWCSVGVTVFVALSATTARSEVQLGADAMPLVWITAVVVLIGGVIMLFFRHAPQLVLITAAGLLFACVATNTHLVSVQLLRAGFDQVTWLNVAGLLAAVAIGSWFVQNAYAAGPPEMVIAGLTVIDPIGAVILGSVVLGEAADAPVWLVLAITATGLVACLGVVVLSRYHPDVKDRELQRRIARRPHQQTDTEES; this is encoded by the coding sequence GTGACCATTGTGGCAATAGCCCTCGCCGTTCTCGCAGCGGTGGCACTGGCCTATGGGGCCCTGTATCAACATGAGGCGATCGCCGGCCAGGATGACTCCCACAATGGGCTGAATTGGGCTCATTTCAAGGAGCTGCTCAACAACAGGAGATGGCTCGTCGGCCTGGTCATCACCGGCATCGGCACCGTCGGCAACATCATCGCTCTGGCGTTGGCACCGGTCATGGTCGTACAGCCCATCGGCGCCTTCTCCCTCATCGTCTCCGTTCTCCTGGGTATTCGACATCGGGGGCTCAAGGTCAATCGTCGGCTGGTCCAGGCCGTTGTCTGGTGCAGTGTGGGCGTGACGGTCTTCGTGGCGCTCTCGGCCACGACAGCACGGTCGGAGGTGCAGCTGGGTGCGGATGCGATGCCCCTCGTCTGGATCACGGCCGTCGTCGTGCTCATCGGCGGTGTCATCATGCTGTTCTTCCGGCATGCCCCGCAGCTCGTCCTCATCACCGCCGCCGGGCTGCTGTTCGCATGTGTGGCGACGAATACGCACCTCGTCAGCGTGCAGCTGCTGCGGGCGGGGTTCGACCAGGTCACTTGGCTCAATGTCGCCGGACTCCTCGCCGCGGTCGCGATCGGATCGTGGTTCGTGCAGAATGCCTATGCCGCGGGCCCGCCGGAGATGGTCATCGCCGGCCTGACTGTCATCGACCCGATCGGCGCCGTGATCCTCGGCTCCGTAGTCCTCGGTGAAGCGGCGGACGCCCCCGTTTGGCTCGTCCTGGCGATCACAGCCACCGGATTGGTCGCGTGTCTGGGCGTCGTTGTATTGTCGCGGTACCATCCGGATGTCAAAGACCGAGAGCTCCAGCGCCGAATCGCTCGTCGCCCACACCAGCAGACCGACACCGAGGAGAGTTGA